A single genomic interval of Terriglobus albidus harbors:
- a CDS encoding co-chaperone GroES — protein MASTKFTPLHDRILVKRVEEGETLRGGIIIPDSAKEKPSQGEVIAVGKGKSNDEGKVFPLDVKVGDKILFGKYSGTEIKLDGEEFLIMREEEVLGIVK, from the coding sequence GCTGCATGACCGCATTCTGGTCAAGCGCGTAGAAGAGGGCGAGACTCTGCGCGGCGGCATCATCATCCCCGATTCAGCGAAGGAAAAGCCCTCGCAGGGCGAGGTTATCGCAGTAGGCAAGGGCAAGTCGAACGACGAGGGCAAGGTTTTCCCGCTCGATGTGAAGGTGGGCGACAAGATCCTCTTCGGCAAGTACTCCGGCACCGAGATCAAGCTCGACGGAGAAGAGTTCCTGATCATGCGCGAGGAAGAAGTCCTCGGCATCGTCAAGTAA